A single Sutterella megalosphaeroides DNA region contains:
- the bamA gene encoding outer membrane protein assembly factor BamA gives MQLFKFTRIASGVLAALALAGEAAAFTISDIRVEGIVRTEPGTVFSHLPFRVGDDFTPEKGSRAIHSLYQSGLFRDVSLSQDGDVLVVSLIERPAVATIETHGIKAFDKDAVEKSLRDVGMAEGRIFDQATLERADQELRRQYLARGYYGVSVKTTVTPLERNRVRITINVDEGRASSIADIRFVGNTIFDSDELADLMQLGTPNWMSWYTKRDLYSREKLAADLETIRSHYMNQGYLDFKIDSVQVSIAPNKSDVFVTINMTEGEKYTVKSVKLTGDMLGLDKDLESLVTIKEGEIYNAENVKNLSQAITDKLSTLGYAFAAAPANPVADRENRTVDIVYTIDPGRRAYVRRVNITGNNRTRDEVIRREVRQYESAWFDSDKVKLSRDRIDRLGYFETVTAEPKPVPGTRDQVDLEVNVKERPTGSISLGAGYSTSDGIILSAGFAQNNVFGTGNSVSVDVNTSKSQRTYALSVVEPYITPEGISRAWDISDRKVDLDELDVADVTYETRALGVSWGIPFTELDRVFLGGRWEMTSVDTNENSPQRYKNYKEQFGDDPMSLALTLGWSRDSRDNSLAPTRGVYQRLNGEFGLPGLDIQYYKLTYQYQQFVPLTRTWTLAFNGEVGYGDVYGDTSQFPFFKNFYAGGIGSVRGFNSGTLGPKDYSYTYQGDTDADNLGGDRMLTGSIEVLAPLPGGDRTLRIFGFLDAGYVWGYEGVPMSGGRYERQDVSLSDLRYSTGIGVAWISPLGPLKFSIAAPLNEKEGDDVQRFQFQIGTGF, from the coding sequence TTGCAGCTCTTCAAGTTCACCAGAATCGCTTCGGGTGTTCTCGCGGCCCTCGCTCTTGCGGGCGAAGCCGCGGCGTTCACGATTTCGGACATTCGCGTCGAAGGTATCGTCCGTACGGAACCCGGCACGGTCTTCTCGCATCTGCCGTTCCGCGTCGGGGACGACTTCACGCCCGAAAAGGGCTCGCGGGCCATTCACTCCCTTTACCAGTCGGGGCTCTTCCGCGACGTTTCGCTCTCGCAGGACGGGGACGTCCTCGTGGTCTCCCTCATCGAACGTCCCGCCGTCGCCACGATCGAAACGCACGGCATCAAGGCGTTCGACAAGGACGCCGTGGAAAAGAGTCTGCGCGACGTCGGCATGGCCGAGGGCCGCATTTTCGACCAGGCTACGCTGGAGCGCGCCGACCAGGAACTGCGTCGTCAGTACCTCGCGCGCGGCTACTACGGCGTGTCGGTTAAGACCACCGTGACGCCGCTTGAACGCAACCGCGTTCGCATCACGATCAACGTCGACGAAGGCCGCGCCTCGTCGATCGCGGACATTCGCTTCGTCGGCAACACGATTTTCGACTCCGACGAACTCGCCGACCTGATGCAGCTCGGGACCCCCAACTGGATGTCCTGGTACACGAAGCGCGACCTCTACTCGCGCGAAAAGCTGGCGGCCGACTTGGAAACGATCCGCTCGCACTACATGAACCAGGGCTACCTCGACTTCAAGATCGACTCCGTCCAGGTCTCGATCGCGCCGAACAAGTCCGACGTCTTCGTCACGATCAACATGACGGAAGGCGAAAAGTACACGGTGAAGAGCGTGAAGCTCACGGGCGACATGCTCGGTCTCGACAAGGACTTGGAAAGCCTTGTTACCATCAAGGAAGGCGAAATCTACAACGCCGAAAACGTGAAGAACCTCTCGCAGGCGATCACGGACAAGCTTTCCACCCTCGGCTACGCCTTTGCGGCGGCGCCCGCGAACCCCGTCGCCGACCGCGAAAACCGTACGGTCGACATCGTCTACACGATCGACCCGGGTCGCCGCGCCTACGTGCGCCGTGTCAATATCACGGGCAACAACCGCACCCGCGACGAAGTGATCCGCCGCGAAGTCCGTCAGTACGAATCCGCCTGGTTCGACAGCGACAAGGTGAAGCTCTCCCGCGACCGTATCGACCGACTCGGCTACTTCGAAACCGTGACGGCCGAACCGAAGCCGGTGCCGGGCACGCGCGACCAGGTCGACCTCGAAGTGAACGTGAAGGAACGTCCCACGGGCTCCATCTCGCTCGGTGCGGGTTACTCCACGTCGGACGGCATCATTCTCTCGGCGGGCTTCGCGCAGAACAACGTCTTCGGTACCGGGAATTCGGTGTCGGTCGACGTGAACACTTCGAAGTCGCAACGCACGTACGCCCTTTCCGTCGTTGAACCCTACATCACCCCCGAAGGCATCAGCCGCGCGTGGGACATTTCCGACCGCAAGGTGGACCTCGACGAACTCGACGTCGCGGACGTGACGTACGAAACCCGAGCGCTCGGCGTTTCGTGGGGGATTCCCTTCACCGAACTCGACCGCGTCTTCCTCGGCGGCCGCTGGGAAATGACGAGCGTCGACACGAACGAAAATTCCCCGCAGCGCTACAAGAACTACAAGGAGCAGTTCGGCGACGATCCGATGAGCTTGGCGCTCACGCTCGGTTGGTCGCGCGACAGCCGAGACAATTCGCTCGCGCCGACCCGCGGCGTCTACCAGCGCTTGAACGGCGAATTCGGGCTTCCGGGGCTCGACATCCAGTACTACAAGCTCACCTACCAGTACCAGCAGTTCGTGCCGCTCACGCGCACGTGGACGCTCGCCTTCAACGGCGAAGTGGGCTACGGCGACGTCTACGGCGACACCTCGCAGTTCCCGTTCTTCAAGAACTTCTACGCGGGCGGTATCGGCTCGGTGCGCGGGTTCAATTCCGGCACGCTCGGTCCGAAGGACTACTCCTACACGTACCAGGGCGACACGGACGCGGACAACCTCGGCGGCGATCGCATGCTGACGGGGTCGATTGAAGTGTTGGCGCCCTTGCCGGGCGGTGACCGCACGCTGCGCATCTTCGGCTTCCTCGATGCGGGTTACGTCTGGGGCTACGAAGGCGTTCCGATGTCGGGCGGCCGCTACGAACGTCAGGACGTGAGCCTTTCGGATCTGCGCTACTCGACGGGTATCGGCGTCGCGTGGATTTCGCCCCTCGGTCCCCTGAAGTTCTCGATCGCCGCGCCTCTCAACGAAAAGGAAGGCGACGACGTGCAGCGCTTCCAGTTCCAGATCGGTACGGGCTTCTGA
- a CDS encoding OmpH family outer membrane protein, protein MPKILSATLLPLAALTSAALLGAAPALAAESTPAAATRSSEAVPVLKIGVVNMERILRDAKVAQEASDRLNAEGQRRQEEIDALARRFKTRLERFEREAKTMDEASRVAEQRALAEMERDVTRRNREARDEFNQRRNEEVLLLQNRAGRVIQEIARSEKFDLVLYEFFYASDRVDLTNRVIEALDRDAKPAKSK, encoded by the coding sequence ATGCCGAAGATCCTTTCCGCAACGCTTCTTCCCCTCGCCGCTTTGACGTCCGCGGCGCTTCTCGGTGCCGCGCCCGCGCTTGCGGCCGAAAGTACCCCGGCGGCCGCAACCCGCTCGAGCGAAGCCGTGCCGGTTCTCAAAATCGGCGTCGTCAACATGGAGCGCATCCTTCGCGATGCGAAGGTGGCGCAGGAGGCGAGCGATCGGCTGAACGCCGAAGGGCAGCGCCGTCAGGAAGAAATCGACGCGCTCGCGCGCCGCTTCAAGACGCGGCTCGAGCGCTTTGAGCGCGAAGCGAAGACGATGGACGAAGCGAGCCGCGTCGCGGAGCAGCGCGCGCTCGCGGAAATGGAACGCGACGTCACGCGCCGCAACCGCGAAGCGCGCGACGAATTCAATCAGCGCCGCAACGAAGAGGTGCTCCTCCTGCAGAACCGCGCGGGTCGTGTCATTCAGGAAATCGCCCGCAGCGAAAAGTTCGACCTCGTGCTCTACGAATTCTTCTACGCGAGCGACCGGGTCGACCTCACGAACCGCGTGATCGAAGCGCTCGATCGCGACGCGAAACCCGCAAAATCGAAGTAA
- the lpxD gene encoding UDP-3-O-(3-hydroxymyristoyl)glucosamine N-acyltransferase, with product MTTQQQPTYLASELVAQVRERSKGRLDARLSGEDVVVKRFMPPQSAGTGDMAFLTDARYADAMKASAASLVILREKDYEAVFGAEGRTQGSVLLCEDPYAFFAFASQLLFPVAATPGIHPRAYVEEGAEIDPTAAVEALAVVKRGARIGARAVVRSGAYVGEDAQIGAECLIHPNAVLEAGTVLGERCVVQAGAVLGGDGFGFAPFRGEWVKIPQVGRTVLGDDVEVGANTTIDRGALDDTVVGEGTKLDNQIQLGHNDRIGKHCVMAACVGIAGSTTVGDHAMIGGAAMINGHITIPSGSAVGPATAITGWGEKPAQRTGFFPALEGKDFQLTAATLTRLPQLRKDLKALEREVAELKALIRKEEA from the coding sequence GTGACCACTCAACAGCAACCGACCTATCTCGCCTCCGAACTCGTCGCACAGGTGCGCGAACGCTCGAAGGGACGGCTCGATGCGCGTCTCTCGGGCGAGGACGTCGTCGTCAAGCGCTTCATGCCCCCGCAGTCGGCGGGTACGGGCGACATGGCTTTTTTGACGGACGCGCGCTACGCGGACGCGATGAAGGCGTCCGCGGCGTCCCTTGTGATTCTTCGCGAAAAGGATTACGAAGCGGTCTTCGGCGCGGAAGGCCGCACGCAGGGCTCGGTGCTTCTGTGCGAAGACCCCTACGCCTTCTTTGCCTTCGCGTCGCAGCTCCTTTTCCCCGTCGCCGCGACCCCGGGCATCCACCCGCGCGCCTATGTGGAAGAGGGGGCCGAGATTGATCCCACGGCCGCCGTTGAAGCTTTGGCCGTCGTCAAGCGCGGTGCCCGCATCGGCGCGCGCGCGGTCGTCCGTTCGGGCGCCTACGTGGGCGAAGACGCGCAAATCGGCGCCGAATGCCTCATTCACCCCAACGCTGTTCTCGAAGCGGGCACGGTCTTGGGCGAGCGTTGCGTCGTGCAGGCGGGCGCCGTTTTGGGGGGCGACGGCTTCGGCTTTGCGCCCTTCCGCGGCGAATGGGTCAAGATCCCGCAGGTCGGCCGCACGGTGCTCGGCGACGACGTCGAAGTGGGCGCCAACACCACGATCGACCGCGGCGCTTTGGACGACACGGTCGTGGGCGAAGGGACGAAACTCGACAACCAGATTCAGCTCGGTCACAACGACCGGATCGGCAAGCATTGCGTGATGGCGGCCTGCGTCGGCATTGCCGGGTCCACCACGGTGGGCGACCACGCCATGATCGGCGGCGCCGCGATGATCAACGGCCACATCACGATCCCCTCGGGCTCGGCCGTCGGTCCCGCCACCGCCATTACGGGCTGGGGCGAAAAGCCCGCGCAGCGTACGGGCTTCTTCCCTGCGCTCGAAGGGAAGGACTTCCAGCTGACGGCGGCCACGCTCACGCGCCTGCCGCAGCTTCGCAAGGACCTGAAGGCCTTGGAGCGCGAAGTGGCCGAATTGAAGGCGCTAATCCGAAAGGAAGAAGCGTAA
- the fabZ gene encoding 3-hydroxyacyl-ACP dehydratase FabZ, translating into MPKTLNIADIMEQLPHRYPFLLIDRVLELSDELDRVVAIKNVTMNEPQFTGHFPEVPVMPGVLMIEAMAQACAIIALARLPEGVDRHNSLFYFAGIDKARFKRVVQPGDQLVIEGRFIRQKMGLGVFEAVATVDGQVACSAQLMCAYRPVPKKD; encoded by the coding sequence ATGCCCAAGACCCTCAACATTGCGGACATCATGGAGCAGCTTCCGCATCGCTATCCGTTCCTTCTGATCGATCGCGTGCTCGAACTCTCCGACGAACTCGACCGCGTCGTCGCGATCAAGAACGTCACGATGAACGAGCCGCAGTTCACGGGGCACTTTCCCGAAGTGCCCGTCATGCCCGGCGTTCTCATGATCGAAGCGATGGCGCAGGCCTGCGCCATCATCGCGCTTGCGCGCCTGCCCGAAGGCGTGGACCGCCACAACAGCCTCTTTTACTTTGCCGGCATCGACAAGGCCCGCTTCAAGCGCGTCGTGCAGCCCGGCGATCAGCTCGTGATCGAAGGGAGGTTCATCCGTCAGAAGATGGGGCTCGGCGTCTTCGAAGCCGTCGCGACGGTGGACGGCCAGGTGGCCTGCTCGGCGCAGCTGATGTGCGCCTACCGCCCGGTGCCGAAGAAGGACTGA
- the lpxA gene encoding acyl-ACP--UDP-N-acetylglucosamine O-acyltransferase: MAQIHPTSVVDARAELADDVEIGPFCLVGPEVKIGAGTRLRSHVVVEGRTTIGCRNVIYAGASIGCHPQDKKYAGENTELVVGDDNVIRENCTFSIGTVQDHGITRVGSRNLFMANAHVAHDCVVGNDVILANNVALAGHVTVEDFAIIGGQTGVHQFVRVGAHAMVGGASAVLRDVPPYVICHLNPCTPAGLNLVGLRRSGFTDEQMRALRRAYGALYRENLTVKEAAEKMETLKAEFPGAAAEIEHFRRFVVESPRGVIR, encoded by the coding sequence ATGGCTCAGATTCATCCGACTTCCGTCGTCGACGCGCGCGCGGAATTGGCCGACGACGTCGAGATCGGTCCCTTCTGCCTTGTCGGCCCCGAAGTCAAGATCGGCGCGGGTACGCGCCTTCGCAGCCACGTCGTCGTCGAAGGGCGTACGACGATCGGTTGCCGCAACGTGATTTACGCGGGCGCCTCGATCGGCTGCCACCCGCAGGACAAGAAGTACGCGGGTGAAAATACCGAACTCGTCGTGGGCGACGACAACGTGATCCGCGAAAACTGCACCTTCTCGATCGGTACCGTGCAGGACCACGGCATCACGCGCGTCGGGAGCCGCAACCTTTTCATGGCGAACGCCCACGTGGCGCACGACTGCGTGGTCGGAAACGACGTCATTCTTGCGAACAACGTGGCGCTCGCCGGTCACGTCACCGTCGAAGACTTCGCCATCATCGGCGGGCAGACGGGCGTGCACCAGTTCGTGCGCGTCGGCGCCCACGCGATGGTGGGAGGCGCCTCGGCCGTTCTTCGCGACGTGCCCCCGTACGTGATCTGCCACCTCAACCCCTGCACGCCCGCGGGTCTCAACCTCGTGGGCCTGCGCCGTTCGGGCTTTACCGACGAGCAGATGCGCGCGCTTCGCCGCGCGTACGGCGCCCTCTACCGCGAAAACCTGACCGTCAAGGAAGCCGCGGAGAAGATGGAGACGCTCAAAGCGGAATTTCCGGGCGCCGCCGCCGAAATCGAGCACTTCCGCCGATTCGTCGTCGAGAGCCCCCGCGGCGTGATCCGCTGA
- the lpxB gene encoding lipid-A-disaccharide synthase: MGNHHPIPTPEKNGAVWLAGEASGDFIASLVLPEVARRMKGAPQYGVGGPRMVEAGFHAWHDIRELSVRGYVEVLSHLPRLMRLRSDLVRRFADSMPQVFVGVDAPDFNLGVEEQLRRRGIPTVHFVSPSIWAWRPERIHAIRRAADHVLLVFPFEEALYKRAGIPATYVGHPLANVIPKEPDTAGARRDFGIEDEKPVVTVMPGSRIDEVNGCGPAFFEAVDKVLHRLGDMHVLIPAADEAARAKIIFTASRFARLAQAMKVEIGNSHRMIEAADAVLCASGTASLECALYKKPMVVGYKMPALTGLIMQRKALVHCVSLPNILMGEKVVPEFLQYFCEADPISYALEDAITNETRRKELEERFARLHEDLTADTPNLAANVILEMASRRASR; this comes from the coding sequence ATGGGCAACCATCATCCGATTCCCACCCCTGAAAAGAACGGAGCCGTCTGGCTCGCGGGCGAGGCGAGCGGCGACTTCATCGCGAGCCTCGTGCTTCCCGAAGTCGCGCGACGCATGAAGGGCGCCCCGCAGTACGGCGTGGGCGGTCCGCGCATGGTGGAAGCGGGCTTTCACGCCTGGCACGACATCCGAGAACTCTCCGTGCGCGGTTACGTCGAAGTGCTCTCGCACCTGCCGCGACTCATGCGTCTTCGCAGCGACCTCGTTCGTCGCTTTGCGGACTCGATGCCGCAGGTCTTCGTGGGTGTGGATGCGCCCGACTTCAATCTCGGCGTCGAAGAGCAGCTGCGCCGCCGCGGCATCCCGACGGTGCACTTCGTGAGCCCCTCGATCTGGGCGTGGCGTCCGGAGCGCATCCACGCGATCCGCCGCGCGGCCGACCACGTGCTGCTTGTCTTCCCCTTTGAAGAAGCGCTTTATAAGCGCGCGGGCATCCCCGCGACCTACGTCGGTCATCCGCTCGCGAACGTCATCCCGAAGGAACCCGACACGGCGGGCGCCCGACGCGATTTCGGCATCGAAGATGAGAAGCCCGTCGTCACCGTGATGCCGGGCTCGCGCATCGACGAAGTGAACGGGTGCGGTCCCGCCTTCTTCGAAGCGGTCGACAAGGTCCTCCACCGCTTGGGCGACATGCACGTCCTCATCCCCGCCGCCGACGAAGCCGCCCGCGCGAAGATCATCTTCACGGCGAGCCGCTTCGCGCGCCTCGCGCAGGCGATGAAGGTCGAAATCGGCAACAGCCACCGCATGATCGAAGCGGCCGACGCCGTGCTGTGCGCCTCGGGGACGGCCTCGCTCGAATGCGCGCTCTACAAGAAGCCCATGGTCGTGGGCTACAAGATGCCGGCGCTCACGGGGCTCATCATGCAGCGCAAGGCCCTCGTTCACTGCGTGTCGCTTCCCAACATCCTCATGGGTGAAAAGGTCGTGCCCGAATTCCTGCAGTACTTCTGCGAAGCCGACCCCATTTCTTACGCCCTCGAAGACGCGATCACGAACGAAACGCGTCGCAAGGAGCTCGAAGAGCGCTTTGCGCGCCTGCACGAGGACCTCACGGCCGATACGCCGAACCTCGCCGCGAACGTGATCCTCGAAATGGCTTCGCGCCGCGCGTCGCGCTGA
- the rnhB gene encoding ribonuclease HII, whose amino-acid sequence MTTKARATASKVEEPDLFAELDTETPLLTAGVDEAGRGPLAGPVCAAAVILDPERPIEGLADSKKLTAKKREALAPLIKERALAWSVAWASVEEIDELNILRATMLAMRRAVEGLSTEPELVLVDGNRTPEIPFRVEAIVKGDAKVPAISAASILAKTERDRVMTELDAEYPGYGFARHAGYGTAAHVEAILASGVTPAHRKTFEPVKSIVEGRPIESKAAKAKKAATKATKATGATKARGRKPRAEAPRSSTETE is encoded by the coding sequence ATGACTACGAAAGCCCGTGCGACCGCCTCGAAGGTTGAGGAACCCGATCTCTTTGCGGAGCTCGATACGGAGACGCCCCTTCTGACGGCGGGCGTCGACGAAGCGGGGCGCGGACCGCTTGCGGGCCCCGTCTGCGCCGCGGCCGTGATTCTCGACCCCGAGCGCCCGATCGAGGGCTTGGCGGACTCGAAGAAACTGACGGCGAAAAAGCGCGAAGCTTTGGCGCCCCTCATCAAGGAGCGGGCGCTCGCGTGGTCGGTCGCGTGGGCGAGCGTCGAAGAAATCGACGAACTCAATATCCTGCGCGCGACGATGCTTGCGATGCGCCGCGCGGTCGAGGGGTTGTCGACTGAGCCCGAACTCGTTCTCGTCGACGGGAACCGCACGCCTGAAATTCCTTTTAGGGTCGAAGCGATCGTCAAGGGGGACGCCAAGGTGCCCGCCATTTCCGCGGCGTCGATTCTCGCGAAGACCGAGCGCGACCGCGTGATGACGGAATTGGATGCCGAGTACCCGGGTTACGGCTTTGCTCGCCATGCGGGTTACGGCACGGCCGCGCACGTTGAGGCGATTCTCGCCTCGGGCGTGACGCCCGCGCACCGAAAGACGTTCGAGCCCGTGAAGTCGATCGTCGAAGGGCGCCCGATCGAATCCAAGGCCGCCAAAGCGAAGAAAGCAGCGACGAAAGCGACGAAAGCGACGGGCGCGACGAAAGCCCGCGGCCGCAAGCCCCGAGCCGAGGCTCCCCGATCCTCGACCGAAACCGAATAA
- a CDS encoding TrmH family RNA methyltransferase, producing MSTILPIESSANPKLKRWRKIAREARAMRREGSTLVEGLHLLEVVLEALESPDRSQRPDVRAVMISEHATDEAGDLAIRLAERAGVRIYGLLGPLYDELSPVEHGAGCMCEIALPAENPDDAAPWTDDLLYLDGVQDAGNAGTLVRTAVAAGVRTIVASPKTAQLWSPKVLRAGMGAHFGARIIENVTAETLRSRFAGRILAADARGGEDLFAAADYTDAGPVCWVMGAEGPGVSEEALSVADARYYIPIEKACESLNVGAAAAVCLFDARRRRLARGAL from the coding sequence GTGTCGACGATTCTTCCCATTGAAAGTTCCGCCAATCCGAAATTGAAGCGCTGGCGCAAGATCGCGCGCGAAGCGCGGGCGATGCGCCGCGAAGGCTCGACCCTCGTCGAAGGCCTCCACCTTCTGGAAGTGGTTCTGGAGGCGCTGGAGAGCCCCGACCGCTCGCAGCGCCCCGACGTGCGCGCCGTGATGATTTCCGAACACGCGACGGACGAAGCGGGGGACCTTGCGATTCGCTTGGCCGAGCGCGCGGGCGTTCGCATCTACGGTCTCTTGGGGCCGCTTTACGACGAGCTCTCTCCCGTAGAACACGGGGCGGGCTGCATGTGCGAGATCGCGCTTCCCGCCGAAAACCCCGACGATGCGGCGCCCTGGACGGACGATCTCCTTTACCTCGACGGCGTTCAGGATGCGGGGAACGCCGGGACGCTCGTTCGTACGGCGGTTGCGGCGGGCGTGCGCACGATCGTTGCGTCCCCGAAGACGGCGCAACTCTGGTCTCCGAAGGTGCTCCGCGCGGGCATGGGGGCGCACTTCGGCGCGCGGATCATCGAAAACGTTACGGCGGAAACGCTCCGCTCGCGCTTTGCGGGCCGCATTCTCGCCGCGGACGCGCGCGGGGGCGAAGACCTCTTTGCGGCCGCCGACTACACGGACGCCGGCCCCGTCTGCTGGGTGATGGGGGCGGAAGGCCCGGGCGTCTCCGAAGAGGCGCTCTCGGTCGCGGACGCGCGCTACTACATCCCGATCGAGAAGGCGTGCGAGTCGCTCAACGTCGGGGCTGCGGCTGCGGTGTGTCTTTTCGACGCCCGACGTCGGCGCTTGGCGCGCGGCGCGCTCTGA
- a CDS encoding iron-containing alcohol dehydrogenase — MQNFSYYNPTRLVFGRGVETQVGSVVSEIVGPEAKVLVIYGGGSAKRSGLLDAVHASLEAAGIVVLEKGGVQPNPRMCFVRETVDWVRDQGVRAIIAVGGGSVIDTAKAVAVGVEYEGDCWDFFEGKAKVEKALPVFAVLTIPAAGSEQSTRCVITHHGTKTGIGTELIRPRAAFINPERFATLPAWQIGAGLVDMCSHIMERYFSKTDATEYVDGQCEAALRTIMASGLKVYNDPSDYDAWCQVGLAGSFAHNGYFGLGREEDWACHAIEHEISGWREEITHGAGLAVVIPAWMHYVSGFEPARFVQFAVNVMGVEPREDDAETIRLGIAKFAAWTQSVGMPGTLAALGAEDCPIEALARHCCRAGTVGHLKPLNVDDVAAILTGAAGNV, encoded by the coding sequence ATGCAGAATTTTTCCTACTACAACCCGACCCGACTCGTTTTCGGTCGCGGCGTCGAAACCCAGGTCGGGAGCGTCGTCTCCGAGATCGTCGGCCCCGAAGCCAAGGTGCTCGTGATTTACGGCGGCGGCTCCGCGAAGCGCTCGGGCCTCCTTGACGCGGTGCACGCAAGTCTCGAAGCGGCGGGCATTGTGGTGCTTGAAAAGGGCGGCGTGCAGCCCAATCCCCGCATGTGCTTCGTGCGCGAAACGGTCGACTGGGTGCGCGATCAGGGCGTGCGCGCGATCATCGCCGTGGGCGGCGGCTCCGTGATTGACACGGCCAAGGCCGTGGCGGTCGGGGTTGAGTACGAAGGCGACTGCTGGGACTTCTTCGAAGGGAAGGCCAAGGTCGAAAAGGCGCTGCCCGTCTTTGCCGTTCTGACGATTCCCGCGGCGGGGTCCGAGCAGTCGACGCGCTGCGTGATCACGCATCACGGCACGAAGACCGGGATCGGCACCGAACTCATCCGTCCGCGCGCGGCCTTCATCAATCCGGAGCGCTTTGCGACGCTCCCCGCCTGGCAGATCGGTGCGGGGCTCGTCGACATGTGCTCCCACATCATGGAGCGCTACTTCTCGAAGACCGACGCGACCGAGTACGTCGACGGCCAGTGCGAAGCGGCGTTGCGTACGATCATGGCGTCGGGCCTCAAGGTGTATAACGACCCCTCCGACTATGACGCCTGGTGCCAGGTGGGGCTCGCGGGGTCATTCGCTCACAACGGCTACTTCGGTCTCGGGCGCGAAGAAGACTGGGCGTGCCATGCAATCGAACATGAAATTTCCGGCTGGCGCGAAGAAATCACGCACGGCGCGGGCCTGGCGGTGGTGATCCCCGCCTGGATGCACTACGTCTCGGGCTTCGAGCCCGCGCGCTTCGTGCAGTTCGCCGTGAACGTCATGGGGGTGGAACCCCGCGAGGACGACGCGGAAACGATTCGCCTCGGGATCGCGAAGTTCGCCGCCTGGACGCAGTCCGTGGGGATGCCGGGGACGCTCGCTGCGCTCGGCGCCGAAGACTGCCCGATCGAAGCGCTCGCGCGCCACTGCTGCCGCGCGGGCACGGTCGGTCACCTGAAACCTCTCAACGTCGACGACGTCGCCGCGATCCTGACGGGCGCGGCGGGGAACGTCTGA
- a CDS encoding helix-turn-helix transcriptional regulator: MARNTSKGARPNKSGQAGRAGRSGRSSAADRPRHPGLVLAEALDETPPAVAAKWFGLTPEEAQKLLAGEAPFTAEIARRAGDVFGTGAAPWLALLEAWEEASAPKPAKRADVPATAETSEEMKD; the protein is encoded by the coding sequence ATGGCTCGCAATACCTCGAAGGGCGCTCGCCCGAACAAATCGGGCCAAGCGGGTCGCGCAGGGCGATCCGGGCGCTCCTCTGCGGCCGACCGTCCCCGTCACCCGGGGCTCGTGCTTGCGGAAGCTCTCGACGAAACGCCTCCCGCCGTAGCGGCGAAATGGTTCGGTCTTACGCCCGAAGAGGCGCAAAAGCTCCTCGCAGGGGAAGCGCCCTTCACGGCTGAGATCGCCCGCCGTGCGGGGGACGTCTTCGGGACGGGCGCCGCTCCCTGGCTCGCGCTTCTGGAGGCGTGGGAAGAGGCGAGTGCGCCGAAGCCCGCGAAGCGGGCCGACGTGCCCGCAACGGCCGAGACCTCCGAGGAGATGAAGGACTGA